The Toxorhynchites rutilus septentrionalis strain SRP chromosome 3, ASM2978413v1, whole genome shotgun sequence genome includes a region encoding these proteins:
- the LOC129774899 gene encoding uncharacterized protein LOC129774899, with translation MGTKRSNLFLLMTILVVSAEAVQFNTETGLFMKINQAAKVEQNTPENAGPPTASETGDDLTPQLVKRQAVDKPSEESSEGSTTAAPKEKQKSSVPLPPPPGPAFPILPATFPFPMIEPVQSPPIPTKARKRIHRRRSETPIAWVPVDLLDLQQAANAMEKLLDLPIEENSRRFSCQME, from the exons ATGGGTACGAAACGAAGCAATCTATTCCTACTGATGACCATTCTAGTGGTCAGTGCCGAAGCAGTCCAATTTAATACGGAAACGggacttttcatgaaaataaatCAAGCAGCGAAGGTAGAACAGAATACACCAGAAAACGCTGGACCTCCCACTGC TAGTGAAACTGGTGACGACCTTACGCCGCAACTTGTGAAACGACAAGCCGTGGACAAGCCGTCAGAAGAATCTTCCGAAGGAAGCACAACCGCAGCTCCAAAAGAAAAGCAAAAGTCCAGCGTGCCGCTTCCTCCTCCACCGGGCCCAGCATTTCCCATCTTGCCAGCAACATTTCCTTTCCCGATGATAGAACCGGTTCAGAGCCCACCAATACCAACCAAGGCCCGTAAGCGAATTCATCGCCGTAGATCCGAGACTCCGATTGCCTGGGTACCAGTAGACCTTCTAGATCTTCAACAGGCTGCCAATGCTATGGAGAAGCTCCTAGACTTACCGATTGAGGAGAACAGCAGAAGATTTTCTTGTCAAATGGAATGA